GAATTGAGTCAAATTGGTTTAAAGGAATTACTCTTAAAGAATATTCTTTGCCCTTAAAACCAAAGGCATCGACTCGGGCATAGAAATTTTCCGGTTTATTACCCGTAATTGATACCCAGACTTCTAAAGATTCTCGGAAATTTTTATTATGTGCCCGATAATAGAATTTTAATGTATCTTTACCTGGAACAGGGAAAAGTTGTTTGGTTACAAGCCAGTCATCATTTCTTATATTCTTTCTTTCAAATCTACTGCGGGCGCAAGCCGGTGGTGAATAGTTTTTTGCTGGTGAGCGTCGCCAACAGACAATACCATTATCCATATTATATATCTGCCACCCCTCCGGCGGAAATTTTCTGTCAGAAAAACTCTCATTAAGAATATTAGAAAAGACGAAAGAGAATATAATAATACTTAAAACTAATACATTTTTATTTTTAAGATAAAACATACACACCTCCTGCTAAATTTATTTCAATTATAAAAATACATTTTTAATGCCATAATTTAGAAAAATATTTTTAATAAGTTTATAGTTTTTAAGGGCTTAAAAATATTACAAAATTAAAATTTAATTATGATGCGACATATATTTAATTAAATTGTAACTTTTTAAAATTGAAGGACTTTTTATATGCGACTATGGTCCGACACTTACTTTAACCATATTTTCTTTTGTTAATAATTCTTTTGTTAAATTTAAAGCCTCTTCTTTCTCTATTTTCTTTACTTCTTCTATCATTTCTTTAAAATCTTTATATTTTAAAAAGGGGTTGAAAGAGATAAATTTTAAAAGCCCCTTTTCGCCTTCTTCTTTCATTTTAATTATTTCAATATTTATTATCTTTTTTACTAAATCTAACTTTTTCTTATCTATTTCTAAATTTCTTAAAGTTATCCACAGATTTTTATCAACTTCTTTAATATATTTTGGAGATGAGATACCAAGATAGATAAAAAGTCCGCCATTAGTATTTGTCCATTTCAATTTTAAATCTATCATATAAGTATATTTTTCTAATTTATCTTCTAAATAATCGTGAAGGATAGTTTTTAAAACTTCCCAGGAGATATCATACCTTTTAATTTCAAATCCGTAAACAGTCTCAACATTCTTCATACCTACTTTTTTAATATAAATCTCTTTTTTATTATGATTTACATAATAGGGCAAAGGCATTTCACCCCTTTTTGGAATATGAGCATTTTCAATCAATTTTTCTATTTCTTTTTCTTTTATATCTCCATAAATTAAGATAAAACTATTCCCTTCCCAGTAATATTTTTTATGCCATAAAATTAAATCTTTTCTATTGATAGATTCTATATCTTTTTTAGTTCCCAAACTGGTTTTAAATTGCCAATTGAATATCAAATTTTCTGCCCATTCTTCTGCTAAATCCCAAGGTGGATAATCGGCTTCATTTATTATTGCTGTAATTATCTTCTCTTTTTTCTCCTTTTCTAATTTTACTTCATCAAATTCCGGATGGAAA
This genomic window from candidate division WOR-3 bacterium contains:
- a CDS encoding insulinase family protein — encoded protein: MKCLVIREPSKELIHCIIGINQGWRHEKPGKRGITHLLEHVIFFGNKSYPNPDEEAARYGVELEGMTLEEKTLFYFTSLKKDFSKILNMFLSIIFHPEFDEVKLEKEKKEKIITAIINEADYPPWDLAEEWAENLIFNWQFKTSLGTKKDIESINRKDLILWHKKYYWEGNSFILIYGDIKEKEIEKLIENAHIPKRGEMPLPYYVNHNKKEIYIKKVGMKNVETVYGFEIKRYDISWEVLKTILHDYLEDKLEKYTYMIDLKLKWTNTNGGLFIYLGISSPKYIKEVDKNLWITLRNLEIDKKKLDLVKKIINIEIIKMKEEGEKGLLKFISFNPFLKYKDFKEMIEEVKKIEKEEALNLTKELLTKENMVKVSVGP